In the genome of Carnobacterium pleistocenium FTR1, one region contains:
- a CDS encoding 16S rRNA (uracil(1498)-N(3))-methyltransferase gives MQRYFLNEDLTDYQNQTISIDGDSFHHMIKVMRMKVDHRVYLVTKDQKAFIAKINAIEEKRVLLSWVEDDLRQQELPIEVTIASGLPKGDKLDLIVQKGTELGASAFIPFAGSFSISKWDAKKAVKKIERLQKIAQEAAEQSHRTKIPTLQPLASVKQLIEMKEHFDVCLVAYEESAKVGEDQNFVKGLKQLPIGGKLLIIFGPEGGLSKDEVDAFIQNGFLPCALGPRILRTETAPLYALAAASYHFELMDK, from the coding sequence ATGCAACGCTATTTTTTAAACGAAGATTTAACAGATTATCAAAATCAAACTATTTCAATTGATGGAGACAGTTTTCACCATATGATAAAAGTGATGCGGATGAAAGTCGATCATCGTGTGTACCTGGTAACAAAAGATCAGAAAGCTTTTATTGCCAAAATCAATGCAATTGAAGAGAAAAGAGTTCTTTTAAGTTGGGTCGAAGATGATCTTAGACAACAAGAATTGCCAATTGAGGTAACGATTGCTAGTGGACTTCCTAAGGGCGATAAGTTAGATTTGATTGTCCAAAAAGGAACAGAATTAGGTGCAAGTGCGTTTATTCCCTTTGCAGGGTCGTTCTCAATTTCAAAATGGGATGCCAAAAAAGCCGTTAAAAAAATTGAGCGGTTGCAAAAAATTGCACAAGAAGCAGCTGAACAATCGCATCGCACAAAAATTCCAACACTTCAGCCACTTGCTTCGGTAAAGCAGCTGATTGAGATGAAAGAACACTTTGATGTCTGTTTAGTCGCTTATGAAGAAAGTGCTAAAGTAGGAGAAGATCAAAATTTTGTTAAAGGATTAAAGCAGCTGCCTATTGGCGGGAAGTTACTCATTATTTTTGGTCCTGAAGGTGGGCTATCTAAAGATGAAGTAGATGCATTCATTCAGAATGGCTTTTTGCCTTGTGCATTGGGCCCAAGAATTTTAAGAACAGAAACCGCTCCACTATATGCATTAGCAGCGGCTTCGTACCACTTTGAGTTAATGGATAAGTAA
- the prmA gene encoding 50S ribosomal protein L11 methyltransferase has protein sequence MKWIELQIQTSNEAVEAVSNILIESGSQGVAIEDRQDFLNNPDDGFGEIWALDEADFSKEGVIIKAYFPDTLFLPELVPNIKLRINELKTFGLDIAPNSVKVDEVAEENWATAWKKYYHPLQVTRFLTVVPSWEEYELQHPDERVIRLDPGLAFGTGTHPTTMLSLQALETYIRGDETILDVGTGSGVLSIASKALGAKHVHAYDLDDVAVKAAVENIELNDYATDIIVKANDLLKGVTIEADIVVANILAEIIIPLIPEAFEVLKPGGLFLTSGIIEDKKELILSEQKKQGFTIIQVQQMKDWCSIVAQKPLAEDE, from the coding sequence ATGAAGTGGATTGAATTACAAATACAAACCTCAAATGAAGCTGTAGAAGCTGTATCGAATATTCTTATTGAATCAGGTTCCCAAGGAGTAGCTATTGAAGATAGACAAGATTTTTTAAATAATCCTGATGATGGATTTGGTGAAATATGGGCATTAGATGAAGCGGATTTTTCTAAAGAAGGGGTGATCATAAAAGCCTATTTTCCAGATACGCTATTTTTACCTGAATTGGTTCCAAACATTAAACTTAGAATCAATGAACTCAAAACATTCGGCTTAGATATTGCACCAAATAGTGTGAAAGTAGATGAAGTTGCGGAAGAAAACTGGGCTACGGCTTGGAAAAAATATTACCATCCTTTGCAAGTAACGCGCTTTCTAACGGTCGTTCCAAGCTGGGAAGAGTATGAGCTACAGCATCCGGATGAACGTGTGATACGCCTAGATCCTGGTTTAGCTTTTGGTACAGGTACTCATCCAACAACCATGCTTTCTTTACAAGCTCTTGAAACGTATATTCGTGGCGATGAAACCATTTTAGATGTAGGGACAGGTTCAGGTGTATTAAGTATTGCTAGTAAAGCTTTAGGTGCCAAGCATGTTCATGCCTATGATTTAGATGATGTGGCTGTAAAAGCAGCCGTTGAAAACATTGAGTTGAATGATTACGCTACAGATATTATTGTAAAAGCCAATGATTTGCTGAAAGGTGTAACGATCGAAGCTGATATCGTAGTAGCCAATATTTTAGCAGAAATCATCATTCCACTTATACCGGAAGCTTTTGAAGTGTTGAAACCAGGCGGTCTATTTTTAACTTCAGGAATCATCGAGGATAAAAAAGAGCTTATTCTTTCTGAACAAAAGAAACAAGGCTTTACGATCATCCAAGTACAACAAATGAAAGACTGGTGCAGCATTGTCGCTCAAAAACCATTAGCGGAGGATGAATAA
- a CDS encoding DUF3013 family protein gives MAQESVLDYLGEALEENDFEFDWKLEWDKKQHAIEVYFSIFAEKNEENIVIEDIEGTTAQGDIIQFEDAICLFDPKKSKIQMDNYLKAFPVDFKIGIEKGYIDALLKTLRIVVTEGQSDLLDFATDPTIEEFELNWNDTNFDGTIKTLKDINRYNEEKLSYPKY, from the coding sequence ATGGCACAAGAATCAGTATTAGATTATTTAGGCGAAGCGTTAGAAGAAAATGACTTTGAATTTGATTGGAAATTAGAATGGGATAAAAAACAGCACGCGATTGAAGTTTATTTTTCGATTTTCGCTGAAAAAAATGAAGAAAATATTGTGATTGAAGACATTGAAGGAACAACAGCTCAAGGCGATATTATTCAATTTGAAGATGCTATCTGCCTTTTTGATCCTAAAAAATCAAAAATTCAAATGGATAACTACTTAAAAGCCTTCCCGGTTGATTTTAAAATAGGTATCGAAAAAGGATATATTGATGCACTTTTAAAAACACTGCGTATCGTTGTAACAGAAGGACAATCTGATTTGTTAGATTTTGCTACTGACCCAACAATCGAAGAATTTGAATTAAACTGGAACGATACCAATTTTGATGGAACAATCAAAACATTAAAAGATATCAATCGTTATAACGAAGAAAAACTTTCTTATCCAAAGTACTAA
- a CDS encoding DNA-3-methyladenine glycosylase, with the protein MNFWTDQTKTTEEIAQDLLGCLVIKETDEGVTSGWIVETEAYLGEIDEAAHSYGLKRTPRLDSMYKEPGTIYVYSMHTHLMLNVVVQEKGVPEAILIRAIEPLKGVTLMSERRGKVGFAVTDGPGKLTKAMDITKLDDGTSVAESPLLIDIATRKTPKKIQSSPRIGVPNKGEWTDALLRYTVVGNPYVSRKKGAIETDFGWEEPIN; encoded by the coding sequence TTGAATTTTTGGACAGATCAAACAAAAACAACGGAAGAAATAGCGCAAGATTTACTTGGTTGTTTGGTTATCAAAGAAACAGATGAAGGGGTGACATCTGGTTGGATCGTAGAAACAGAAGCTTATTTAGGTGAGATAGATGAAGCTGCTCATAGTTATGGCTTAAAAAGGACTCCTCGTCTGGACTCTATGTATAAAGAACCTGGAACAATTTATGTCTACAGCATGCACACGCACTTAATGCTAAATGTAGTTGTTCAAGAAAAAGGGGTACCAGAAGCCATTTTAATACGCGCTATTGAGCCTTTAAAAGGTGTAACACTAATGTCTGAAAGAAGAGGAAAGGTTGGCTTTGCAGTAACAGATGGACCCGGAAAACTAACTAAGGCAATGGATATCACTAAATTGGATGATGGGACATCCGTTGCAGAATCGCCTTTGCTCATAGATATAGCTACAAGGAAAACACCTAAAAAAATTCAATCATCTCCTAGAATAGGCGTCCCCAATAAAGGCGAATGGACGGATGCACTGCTCCGATATACTGTAGTAGGAAATCCATATGTATCAAGAAAAAAAGGTGCAATAGAAACAGATTTTGGTTGGGAAGAACCAATCAACTAA
- a CDS encoding ABC transporter ATP-binding protein codes for MKNKPITKPTVSPLKIFKRILSYATTKQYKLRIIIVIVSIIISAATNAIGISFTKTLIDDYIAPLLTQETPDFSGLARIIGLMALLYLTGALFTYIFNRTMVTVSQGILKDIRDEMFTHMESLPIRYFDSNATGDIMSHYTNDTDTLRQMISQSIPQIFSALVMILSIIIAMFIINIPMTVVVLSMLGIMILVIRTIGSKSGRYFSIQQAALGTLNGYVEEMIEGQKVVKVFNHEEKAIADFNELNEVLRENATKANTYANILMPIMGNIGNFMYLLTAVIGSVLSITGLTVLTVGSIASFVQFTKSITMPVAQISQQFNAIILSLAGAERIFNLLDEKPEEDSGTIELVNITKQVDGRIEESAQRTGQWAWKQPTATNEAMYTESTGDVRFKDVTFGYNANKTILHHIDLFAKPGQKIAFVGATGAGKTTITNLINRFYDIQKGTITYDGIDVKNIKKDDLRKSLGIVLQDTHLFSGTIKDNIRYGRLDATDDEIEAAAKLVNADFFIRQLPHGYETELTGDGGSLSQGQRQLLAIARAAVANPPVLILDEATSSIDTRTERVVQSGMDALMKGRTVFVIAHRLSTVRNSDAIMVMDQGRIIERGNHEELIAQKGEYYQLYTGAFEMD; via the coding sequence TTGAAAAATAAACCAATCACGAAACCAACTGTTAGTCCATTAAAAATATTTAAAAGAATTCTTTCTTACGCGACGACTAAGCAGTATAAATTACGGATCATCATCGTAATTGTCAGTATCATCATTAGTGCAGCTACCAATGCGATTGGGATCAGTTTTACGAAAACGCTGATTGATGATTACATTGCTCCGCTTCTTACTCAAGAAACACCTGATTTCTCGGGTTTAGCACGCATTATCGGTTTAATGGCGCTGTTGTATTTGACTGGTGCACTCTTCACTTACATTTTTAATCGCACAATGGTTACTGTATCACAGGGAATCTTAAAAGATATCCGAGATGAAATGTTTACGCATATGGAATCTTTGCCTATCCGTTATTTCGATAGCAATGCAACGGGCGATATTATGAGTCATTACACGAATGATACAGATACGTTAAGACAAATGATCAGCCAATCGATTCCACAAATATTTTCGGCGTTGGTTATGATTTTATCAATCATTATTGCGATGTTTATTATTAATATACCAATGACCGTAGTTGTTTTAAGTATGTTAGGGATAATGATCCTGGTCATTCGTACAATTGGTAGTAAAAGTGGCCGTTACTTCTCAATACAACAAGCTGCATTGGGAACGTTGAATGGTTATGTAGAAGAAATGATTGAAGGCCAAAAGGTTGTGAAAGTATTTAATCATGAAGAAAAAGCAATTGCTGATTTTAATGAATTAAATGAAGTGTTAAGAGAAAATGCTACAAAAGCAAATACGTATGCAAATATTTTAATGCCGATCATGGGAAATATAGGAAACTTTATGTATTTATTAACAGCTGTCATAGGATCTGTTCTTTCGATTACAGGACTTACGGTTTTAACAGTAGGGAGTATCGCATCTTTTGTTCAGTTCACCAAAAGTATCACCATGCCTGTAGCACAAATTTCGCAACAATTTAATGCGATCATCTTGTCGCTAGCAGGAGCAGAACGTATTTTCAATTTATTGGATGAAAAACCTGAAGAAGATAGTGGAACGATCGAGTTAGTAAATATTACTAAGCAAGTTGACGGAAGAATCGAAGAATCTGCTCAACGTACCGGTCAATGGGCTTGGAAACAACCAACGGCGACTAATGAAGCTATGTATACAGAATCAACGGGTGATGTGCGTTTTAAAGATGTAACATTTGGCTATAATGCCAATAAAACGATCCTTCATCACATTGATTTATTTGCAAAACCAGGTCAAAAAATTGCGTTTGTTGGAGCAACTGGAGCTGGGAAAACAACTATTACCAACTTGATCAATCGCTTCTACGATATTCAAAAAGGAACCATCACTTACGATGGCATCGATGTTAAAAATATCAAGAAAGATGATTTGAGAAAATCTTTAGGTATTGTATTACAAGATACGCATCTGTTCTCAGGAACCATTAAAGATAATATTCGTTACGGCCGTTTAGATGCTACAGATGACGAAATTGAAGCGGCGGCAAAACTGGTCAATGCTGACTTTTTCATCAGACAATTGCCACACGGGTATGAAACAGAGTTAACTGGGGATGGCGGTTCGCTTTCACAAGGCCAAAGACAATTATTGGCAATCGCTAGAGCAGCTGTAGCGAATCCTCCAGTGCTGATTCTTGATGAAGCGACGTCTAGTATTGATACGCGTACGGAGAGGGTTGTACAGAGCGGAATGGACGCATTGATGAAAGGCAGAACGGTATTTGTGATTGCCCATCGCCTATCAACTGTACGCAATTCTGATGCGATCATGGTCATGGATCAAGGACGCATTATCGAAAGAGGAAATCATGAAGAGTTGATTGCTCAAAAAGGAGAATACTACCAATTGTACACTGGTGCATTTGAGATGGACTAA